DNA sequence from the Juglans microcarpa x Juglans regia isolate MS1-56 chromosome 5S, Jm3101_v1.0, whole genome shotgun sequence genome:
TagaactttttttaatttgtaatatattactttttaatcagagagagagagagagatgcatgaTAAATATTACTGATCTGGTAAAACCACATGTGGTAACTAGACCAAGTGAAAGCAAGAATTGGACAATACGGCATCATGATAGCTATcattctttggatttttttggcaTGAAAGTCCTATATATACATGTACAAGGCGTTCCGCTTGACGGGCGCCGCTCTTCCTCGCAATTTAGTAGGAAAGCCGCCACAAAACACTCCCCACATCACCAAAGCCCCAAGCAACATATATAAGCGAGTCTTCTTCTGATCTGGTGCCCCGTCCCGATCCTCATCATCATGGCTCAGCTCATTCCAGCTCCAGCTCCGACTGCCGCACAGTTTGCCAACCCTTTTCCCGTCATCTGCACTCAGTACCGTGCACCTCATGCCGTTGAACTTGCGGTTGTCCAAAAAGTCATGACCATATCCGGTGGTAACTTTGTTGTCACAGACAGCAAAGGCAAAGCCATTTTTAAAGTGAAAGGAAAATTAATGACCCTTCACGATCATCGTGTTCTGCTTGATGATGCTGAAAATCCTATTGTCACGCTTCGAGAGAAGGTTAATTAATTTGgctgataatatatatttcatcataaACATATGTAACATCTTTTTCCCCAAGTCTTGGTTTtgttataaattttcttatattctttGGAAATTGCGATTGATGACGATGTTTGTTTGCGTAGAGAATGACTGCACATCACAGATGGAATGTGTATAGGGGCGAAAGCAAAGAGCCCAGTGATTTGATTTTTACTGTTAAGCGATCTTCAACGATTCAACGACGGGCAAAGTTACATGTGTTCTTGGCAAATAACACAAAGGAAGAGGTTTGCGACTTCATGGTTGAAGGGAGTTGGGCTGAAAAATCTTGTGTCGTTTATACCGGAGATCGTACCAATATAGTTGCCCAGGTAAGCTGGTTTTCGCTTATAGCTTGTTTTTTATGATGTTTATATTAGAGAGAAGAAGTCCTATTACTTGGCTCTTAATTTCGTAAAATTAATTAGATCTTGAAAGTTTAAGAacctataatataattagaaactAATTGAATTGATTATCGTGGGAATTAAAACGCAGATGTGTAAGAAGACCACCGTTCGAAGTGTTCTGATCGGAAAAGACAAGTACTCGTTAACTGTTCATCCTAAcgttgattatgcattcatagtCGCGCTTATTGTGATTCTAGACGACATGAACCACATAAGCGACATGGATGGACTGTTCTTCAATTCAGGCATGAGCATGGCTGGACTACCGACGTCAGTTAATGTACcaggaaaataaatattaatgcaaGTGTGTTTAAATATACATTAGCTGAGTGTTTACAtaaataatgagatagtttgtagtTTGTTCTAGTTAGTTGAATGTGCATCCAGTTTGTACCAAGTCGATATTAAAGTTAATAAGCTGATGATCATGAGTTTGTTGTCGTTTGCTTGACTATATACTTCAAAGAGACTGaagtctcgtttggttatgtaGTTTAAATAAGATAAGTGAGATGTCtgg
Encoded proteins:
- the LOC121268686 gene encoding protein LURP-one-related 10-like — protein: MAQPIPAPAPTAAQFANPLPVICTQYCAPHTVDLAVVRKVMTISGGNFVVTDTNDNVIFNVKGKLMTLHDDRVLLDAAGNPIVTLREKRMTAHHRWNVYRGESKEPSDLIFTVKRSSTIQRRAKLHVFLANNTKEEVCDFMVEGSWAEKSCVVYTGDRTNIVAQMCKKTTVRSVLIGKDKYSLTVHPNVDYAFIVALIVILDDMNHISDMDGLFFNSGMSMAGLPTSVNVPGK